The following coding sequences lie in one Buteo buteo unplaced genomic scaffold, bButBut1.hap1.1 HAP1_SCAFFOLD_50, whole genome shotgun sequence genomic window:
- the LOC142027653 gene encoding T-cell activation Rho GTPase-activating protein-like, protein MGLPWPFAHRRTLAAAQAPGQVGSGCSRALFGQPLAALCGEDGSLPRPIQEMLAVLHKEGPSTEGIFRRAAGRTEFRELREALDHGADVDLGSQPALLLAVILKDFLRSIPAKLLVTDLYEDWMAAMQKSGKEEKVEELKAVAEKLPGANLVLLKRLLALLQHIGHNASSSRMTASNLAICLGPNLLSPPNEDVLPLEAMLAVTEKVRCTEQPAAALPAHPSLAAQRSLAASSLERMLVNVLVAFLIENCGDIFVEEMAGRSCPSAGESAAPMDRATEAGGDAVVESEMSEVWQLHQGLPSYPRHGIPVFAELPETN, encoded by the exons atggggctgccctggccctttgctcatcgGAGGACCctggccgctgcccaggcgccagggcaggtgggctccggctgcagcagggcgctctttggccagcccctggcagccctctgcggggaggacggctccctgccccggcccatccag gagatgctggctgtcctgcacaagGAAGGACCGTCGACAGAAGGGATATTCCGAAGAGCTGCCGGCAGGACAGAGTTTCGTgagctgcgggaggccctggaccACGGTGCGGATgtcgacctgggcagccagcctgcgctgctgctggccgtcatcttgaag gacttcctccgaagcatccccgccaagctcctcgtgacagacctctacgaggactggatggcagcgatgcagaagagcggcaaggaggagaaggttgaagagctgaaagc ggtggccgagaagttgcctggagccaatCTCGTCCTCCTCAAGcggctgctggccctcctccagcacatcggccacaacgcctccagcagcagaatgaccgccagcaacctggccatctgccttgggccaaatcTGCTGAGCCCACCTAACGAGGACGTGCTCCCCCTTgaggccatgctggcggtgactgagaaggtgCGCTGTACtgagcagccggctgcagccttgccggcccatccgagcttggctgctcagaggtccctggctgcctcctctcttgagcgaatgctg gtgaacgtgctggTGGCGTTTCTCATTGAAAACTGCGGTGACATCTttgtggaggagatggctggccgctcctgtccatcagccgGGGAGTCGGCAGCCCCCATGgacagagccacag AAGCTGGGGGAGACGCGGTGGTGGAGTCCGAAATGTCAGAGGTATGGCAGCTCCATCAGGGGCTACCCTCCTACCCGAGACACGGTATCCCCGTGTTTGCTGAGCTGCCAGAAACGAACTGA
- the LOC142027654 gene encoding electroneutral sodium bicarbonate exchanger 1-like, which yields MGRKTSYKSVVLGLCLKEEEAARHRTLYVGARMPLVRQSHRHHRRHSQKHREGEREKDSAPMEQGYHCSPSQRVQFILRSKEDEQHLSHHLFSELDEICVKEGRDGEWKETARWLKFEEDVEDGGERWSKPYVGTLSLHSLSELRSCISNGSVLLDICANSIEEIADTILAQQEQSTEFDEHVRAQVREVLLRKHHHQNEKTTNLLPAVCSFADVSKRQSDLHLLYKPAQTITSCPSPTAAEAKDGVNPESRATDLSKAELHFMKKIPTGAEASNVLVGELDFLHQPIVAFVRLSPAVLLSGMTEVPIPTRRVFRDVAYKAKNGADLVAGIDEFLDQVTVLPPGEWDPSIRIEPPKNVPSQEKRKMPGALDDSASDSTLEKHSGPELQRTGRLFGGLTLDVKRKAPWFWSDFRDGLSLQCLASFLFLYCACMSPVITFGGLLGEATNGQISAMESLLGASMAGVVYCLFAGQPLTILGSTGPVLVFEKILYKFCKEYTLSYLSLRACIGLWTAFLCIVLVATDASCLVCYVTRFTEEAFASLICIIFIYEALEKLSHLRDTYPDLRAAPPSPFPYPCLGFSPPSCKCEAPTHPSNETLRFWASNGINVSGIAWENLTVTKFKTSRYFPTRVRSTVSDFAVFLTIAIMVLLDFVVGIPSPKLQVPHTFKPTRDDRGWFINPIGPNPWWTVLAALVPALLCTILIFMDQQISAVIVNRKEHKLKKGCGYHLDLFVVAVMLGVCSVMGLPWFVAATVLSITHVNSLKVESDCSAPGEQPKFLGIREQRVTGLLIFGLMGCSVFFTSVLKFIPMPVLYGVFLYMGVSSLRGIQFFDRLKLFWMPAKHQPDFIYLRHVPLQKVHLFTVIQLTCLVLLWTIKVSRAAIIFPMMVLALVFVRKAMDFCFSKRELSFLDDLMPERKKKLDDARNEAREEEEVRLAGSSGLDISVGL from the exons atgggaaggaaaacctcctaCAAGTCCGTGGTTttagggctgtgcctgaaggaggaggaggcggcac GCCACCGGACCCTGTACGTGGGCGCGCGGATGCCACTGGTTAGGCAGAGCCACCGGCATCACCGACGCCACAGCCAGAAGCATCGGGAAGGGGAACGGGAGAAGGACTCTGCCCCGATGGAGCAGGGCTACCACT gctccccgTCCCAGCGGGTGCAGTTCAttctcaggagcaaggaggacgaGCAGCACCTCTCTCACCACTTGTTCTCCGAGCTGGATGAGATCTGTGTAAAAGAGGGCCGAGATGGCGAGTGGAAGGAAACGGCAAg GTGGCTGAAGTTTGAGGAGGACGTGGAAGATGGCGGCGAGCGCTGGAGCAAGCCCTACGTTGGCACGCTGTCCTTGCACAGCCTCTccgagctgaggagctgcatcaGCAACGGGTCGGTGCTGCTGGACATTTGTGCCAACAGCATCGAAGAGATTGCAG ATACGATCCTGGCCCAGCAAGAACAGTCCACGGAGTTTGACGAGCACGTGCGGGCGCAAGTTCGAGAAGTCCTTTTGAGGAAGCACCACCATCAGAACGAGAAGACAACCAACCTTCTGCCCGCTGTCTGCTCGTTTGCTGATGTGAGCAAGAGGCAGTCAGACCTGCACCTCCTCTACAAGCCAG cCCAAACAATCACctcttgtccttctcccaccGCTGCAGAAGCTAAAGATGGGGTGaaccctgagagcagagcaacgGATTTAAGCAAG GCGGAGCtgcacttcatgaagaaaattcccaCCGGGGCTGAAGCATCCAACGTGCTCGTAGGAGAGCTGGATTTCCTTCACCAGCCCATCGTGGCATTTGTCCGCCTGAGCCCGGCTGTCCTCCTCTCGGGCATGACGGAAGTTCCCATCCCAACAAG AAGG GTTTTCCGTGACGTTGCCTATAAAGCCAAGAACGGGGCTGACCTCGTGGCTGGCATCGACGAGTTTCTGGATCAGGTCACGGTCTTGCCGCCAGGAGAGTGGGATCCATCGATCCGAATCGAGCCCCCGAAAAACGTCCCTTCGCAG gaaaaaaggaagatgccaggagcTCTTGACGACAGTGCTTCTGACAGCACgctggagaaacacagtggccctgaactgcagcggacgggaag gctcttTGGAGGTTTGACCCTGGACGTGAAGCGGAAAGCCCCGTGGTTCTGGAGCGACTTCCGGGATGGTCtgagcctgcagtgcctggcgtccttcctcttcctctactgTGCCTGCATGTCCCCTGTCATCACCTTTGGgggactgctgggggaggcGACCAATGGCCAGATA AGTGCCATGGAGTCGCTGCTGGGCGCGTCCATGGCCGGCGTGGTGTATTGCCTCTTTGCCGGCCAACCTCTCACCATCCTCGGCAGCACCGGACCCGTCCTCGTGTTTGAGAAGATCCTCTACAAATTCTGCAA ggagtaCACGCTCTCCTATCTGTCTCTGCGGGCGTGCATTGGGCTGTGGACCGCCTTCTTGTGCATAGTGCTGGTGGCCACCGATGCCAGCTGTTTGGTGTGCTACGTCACCCGCTTCACGGAAGAAGCCTTTGCCTCCCTCAtctgcatcatcttcatctacgaggctctggagaagctgagtcaCCTGCGAGACACCTaccct GATCTGCGGGCTGCACCTCCATCGCCTTTCCCTTACCCCTGTCttggcttctctcctcccagctgtaagTGTGAGGCACCGACCCATCCCAGCAACGAAACGCTGCGTTTCTGGGCGAGCAACGGGATCAACGTGTCTGGCATCGCCTGGGAAAACCTCACGGTGACC aagtttaaaaccagccgCTACTTTCCAACCAGA GTACGGTCCACGGTGAGcgactttgctgttttcctcaccaTCGCCATCATGGTGCTCCTTGACTTTGTGGTTGGGATCCCATCGCCAAAGCTCCAGGTCCCCCACACGTTCAAG CCTACCAGAGACGACCGCGGGTGGTTCATCAACCCCATAGGACCCAACCCTTGGTGGACGGTGTTGGCTGCGctcgtcccagctctgctctgcaccatcttgATATTCATGGACCAGCAGATCAGTGCCGTTATtgtgaacaggaaggagcacaAGCTGAAG aaaggatgcgGGTACCACCTGGACCTTTTCGTGGTGGCCGTGATGCTGGGGGTGTGCTCggtgatggggctgccctggtttgTGGCTGCGACCGTCCTGTCCATCACCCACGTGAATAGCCTCAAAGTAGAGTctgactgctcagctccaggagaaCAACCCAAGTTTCTGGGGATACGAGAGCAGAGAGTCACTGGCTTGCTGATCTTTGGGCTCATGGGCTGCTCCGTCTTCTTCACTTCCGTGttaaag tttataccaaTGCCTGTGCTTTATGGCGTCTTTCTCTACATGGGTGTGTCGTCGCTCAGAGGAATTCAG ttctttgatcgcttgaagctgttttggatGCCAGCGAAACACCAGCCGGATTTCATCTACCTGCGGCACGTGCCCTTgcaaaaggtgcatttgttCACGGTGATCCAGCTGACCTGCCTCGTCCTGCTCTGGACCATCAAGGTGTCCCGTGCCGCCATCATCTTTCCCATGATG GTTTTGGCTCTCGTCTTTGTCCGGAAAGcgatggatttctgcttctcaaagcgcgagctcagctttctggatgaccttatgccagaaaggaagaagaagttggacgatgccagaaatgaagccagagaagaagaagaggtaagGCTTGCTGGGTCCTCGGGGCTGGACATCTCCGTCGGGCTGTGA